Below is a window of Zerene cesonia ecotype Mississippi chromosome 18, Zerene_cesonia_1.1, whole genome shotgun sequence DNA.
CAAAGGATTTTTTGCTCTAATCTGTGccataaagtaaaatatattacttgcTTACATCCGTGTTTTATACGTATACAGAGGTGATTGCGATAATGTCCCACTTAATGCTCTATAAaggttatttacattttaaaatataaatatctattacaGTTAATAATTCTAAAAGATGTTTGCGAATATGGGAAATAATATTCTAcagtttgatattaaattatttgaaaaattaaaatcgaaaAGCTATTGCTTGAAAGTAAGATAGTGGTTGAAGGTTAACTTTTAACCATAAGGTTTAGGTAGCCTAAAAACTAATTACATTGCGTCCtattttattctgttatttatacaaataaatgagtAATTTTTGCCCTATAAgttgtacaaataatatatcgtATTCTGTAAgggattaatttaattattatcaattgtttatttaagaatCTTCGTAATAAGTAGCGTGCCTTAggattacaaaattttctggGTGCGCATAGAAAGAGTAAAGATTGAAAAACACGTTAAGGGGGTCCATTAACCCAGGAGCTCGGTATCATTGATGACAGCTACGGCTATACGGCCGGTGCGGCGATAGCTACGACCCTAGATgaagctatatattattaattagaaacTGATAAAACCAAAGTCTTTAATTCTCAGATAGAAGAGATGGAAATATGGAGGAATAGAAGCGTGGATACAATGTGCTTATTAAGATAATTGTGGCACAATTATTCTTCGGTATAATTCGGAAAATaccttattaaataatatgctttgtttatttaaaaaaaaaacaaacaatcttaCCTAAAAAAATTACCGTTACTTAACTAACAtgggtattaaaataaaactctattgactttatgacattttattatcGAAATCagaataatttacattgtaaaaaatacacatactcGGTAATTGTTACgctaattttaacaatttttggCTCCAGAATGGTTTCCACGTTTAACTGCTGCAATAACTCTgactaaattaatacaattataatgcattaatattaaatgataatagcATATTTCAATAATCGTAATctgtatgaataattttaataacattgctTTACATTCCATAGGCCATTCAAGGCCATAtagtgattaaataaaacttcaaatttaatatcagaAACTGATACGATAATTAGGTAGAAAGGTAAAATTATATCCTAGTATCTTtggcttaaataaaaaaatcatcagtacataataaaatatatttcttccCAAATTTCTTATTCATTTATCATGAAGAAAATAAGGGATATTCATAGTAGTCGAGAAAGTTCTACGTAACACTTTATATTTAGCATATAACCTCAATTATGTTATAGATAGAGTTCAAATCTAAGTTTATCTCACAGAAGGCTTTGATTGTAACTTACGCTAGATATAAACTTATCTACTTAacgtttaaatgtattaaaaataaaagctgcATCTTTGGAGTATTTACGGATGTctgaaatttgaaatgaaagaaAACTCGCGTGTAGTAAATTTGGAATACCAGTTAAGTTTCAGTATTAATACCTTCAAacattctattaaatatataagtataatacaatattaggtATTATTTGAGTACCGTACtcgaataataattagataccacaattaataatgaacataaatcttcatataaatatttgttttaaaaacgatAAAGCTTGAAAtaggatttatattattaaagatatgaaatatatgagtcagtaatattaaatatttttaatgtaaattgctTTAACTGACACGCGACTTTGCTTTCACATATATCCCACATTAAACAAGTCTACATgcttattattgaaatactgTCACAAAGTTGATGAATTAAGcgatatgtattttattttagagatTAACGTCCTATAGTACTAATTGACTAACCACTTGCGGACTATTGATATTACTATGATTTCTAGCTATTTCTAACTATTACGAAGGCAAACGaggttgtatattttttatttatagcaacACTTATCTAATTGTCTATGGTATTAATGGAAAAGTATGCAGCGCGTTGTTGGTATGGATAGTCGAAAGTTTAGTTTGTAGTGCATTTTTACaattgttacaaattatagttaaacaactctttatttgtatgtgataataataattttgtactgAAGCGAAGAaggattaattatattaaaatacaattatataactttatatagagttatttcttgtaaaaaataattatgaaagacTGTGGTGGGTAACACAAGGATATCTTATACAATAATCATGATAATGTTTGaacttaattatattcttagtACTAACATTAattgacaaacaaaaataataagaaaaagcTCTTATAGGTACAGCGGCAAACAATTGAAGTCTACCTATACCGAACATCGACAGTCAtctcttattaaattattttatacagcaATTTTAACCATATTTTTACACACCACAAACTCACATTGAAACGAAAATTCATAAAGAGATTGGAAtcgaaatgaaatatatttggaCGGACAGTACAGATGCCAACGCAAAAAGGTTgtgaaagaaacaaacatgTGCGTGAAAAGAAACTACTGGCCACTTACAAAAGGAacgcttaaaaaaataattcgtttGAAATAAGAATAGATCGAAATTACGTGAGGTTATTTCGCCAGTCTTCCTGCGGTTGTGCCGCAGTGCAGTTGGTGGCACACCACCGAGATTGTGCTGTAGGCGGACAAGGATTTCCGCCGGTTCGTTGTCGTCGGATTATTCTTCTTGTTCGTAGCGCAGAGCCGACACAGCCGCCTTCACTTCGACAAGGGCTCCACTGCCCCCAGTCCGACACTCGACAATCAAGTAGCTCTATCAAAAAACAATGCTTTCTATtatgaatacataatttttttttttaagttccgttatacaaagaaaatatgaaaattgttacattttcTAGTGCAATTATAGTTAAtggaataaatttgtattcatacttattcataatttttgtatttttaacaatacacATACGTTTCACAATTTAGAATTCATATGATTTACGTAgctataattcaaattaatgctttttatattttgttttagatgTCAGTATATTGTACTTTAAGTGGTagcaaataaaagtatttctatttctaaattcaaaatccAAACTATACTGTTTGCTTACGGTAGCATAAATTTTTACACGAGccctattaaattttattaagaccTGTTGcacaattcattttttttttgttattgcgGGCAACAGAGCTGATGGTTTGCTTGaagtgatcaccaccacccatgaacattcccAGAGTTAGTGCCAATGCGCTTATATGGGGTAAGAGATAAGAGAAGGATACGCACTTGTCCTTTTTCTCTTTCTCCTCTCAGCTGGGTCCGTATTATCGGCTCGCATTTTACGGCGGCGCCTCGCTCTGTACCGCCGGGCCAAGCTGCGCAACGCGGACCGCTCGCTAGCCGTGGGCCCAGATGTGGGCAGCTCATTGGCTGACCTCGGCTCTTCTGTTGTGCTCGCGTTGTTCGTTCTAGAGAGGTTTTGGTTAAATGATTTCATTGTGTAGATAATCCTAAGTGATACTGTTTGAACTATTTCttcataaaatcatatatgatactagctgcgccccgcggtttcacccgcgtaagtccgtatcccgtaggaatatcgggataaaaaatagatgttggccgattctcagacctacccaatatgcttaccaaatttcagaggaatcggtcaagccgtttcggaggagtatggcaacgaaaactgtgacacgagaattttatatattagaatatgATATTACGTAGCAaacgtttgtttttaataattattttaagcaaaaatTAAACCTCTTTTAAATCGTCAGGattataccaaattacaaTTGTCATACACGGGTGGTGTCAgctttgaaataaagaaagaatcaTCATCACCCTCAATCACCCAAATCAATCAGTCTAAAGTTCTaatgaaactataaaaaattaacctattaattaattataaaccaaCACTCACATTGAATAATAGGAATAAGCACCATCCGGCGTTGTTAATGAACCTTCTGCGTAGATTCTGGGTGCTTCAGCTCTCTCTACTTCGTCAGCAATAGAAAGAGCTCGATTGCCGTCAAGCACATCGATACTATTATGGTTTAATTTATCCAACTGGAGCACATCGTATTTTCGGTCGTCGCTGTCACGGTGAAATACTTCGGAGAGCTCGTATTCGCGCAGCTACAATGGAgtaattgtttaattgaaatgaatagGTCGTGATAAAATGAAGCACATGTGGTGAGGAAACGTAGGTCTAgaaattcttatttctttttataatatacgcacttatttaatacagtgaaattgtattgaataagtttacttttaatacaatatatttgagAAATGATATTGTTTACTTACTTTAATAAACTGAAACGTTGCAATCGGAGGTAATCTTCTTAAGTGCGGGTAGAAGAAGGATCCGGCGGGGTGGGAGGGGTAACGCGAGGTTATGCGGTACGCCACTCCTTGTGGAGCCGTCGGCCAGTTCGGTGCTGTGAATGTGAAACCGTTGTCTGTACCCGCGTCGAGTGGATCaacctaattaaattaattattaattataatattgtgttttattaattatattattattttcgtttttctgttttaattatagtattatattcgtatttctaataaaacaataaataaaatgcaatcaACGAATAAGGAAGGAATAGATTACTAATTAGctattaatctttattacGGAGAGGTAAAGTAAACtacaactaaaataatacagcTATCATTCTCACCTCAATCGTTATACTATCCAGCCAGTTGCCATCAACGCACAAATCAAAACTGTCCACTCCGATGAACCAATCCGGTGATGGAATCATTCTAGCCATGACTGATACCTTGGGAGGAAATAGTAATTTGTATTGTACATATCTATGAAGACATCAAGTAATATACAACCTCTATAAAACGAAATTGtctgtatttgtaaatttatggcTATCCAATAAAAGGCGACGATACATTTTAATGGTAATCGTCTGAATAACTTTCGTTCCGATCTAAAATCATAAATCTTTAAACGTATTCCTAAATCATTTTGCCCATTATACTTCAGGAAGGCGaggaatattttgtttttattacagctTATGTTCTTGACAGCGGTGACATCCCTTTGAAGTGACATTCTACCATTTCTGAAGACGGGCTTATTCTCCATAGCTCTAAGAAAGATAAATTGGTAGTCGAGTTTCATCTGattcatagatatttttttaacgattttttttgtcaaataaacCGTAGGCGTTCTGAATATTAACCGATAAAAAAGGAGGCTTTTCTTTACAAACGAGATAATGCTAACAAGTCCCACTGACAATATAAGCTTAATTAAGCGTCAAGTTAGATCATTTATCATCCAAACTTTTCCAATCGAATTGACAAATGGACGCAAATAAAAAGTACGCAATGAAACagtaaacaacaaaaattagTCTTAACTGGCAATAAAATGGCTGCGATCGCGATAAATTCCCCTTTTATTACCGCTCCATTTTCAATGGACTCCTGCTTTTTTACTGACGTGTAATTATTGTTTGCATTCCGGGGCATTAATTAGTGCTGAAAAACGATATTTTCGGTAGCTTTATGTAACGGGAATTTAATTGCAAAGTATCAGTTGTTCATTGTTGTCCGTTTATCGTTATCAGTTTCATGGAAATGATACGATTTCattcacattttaattatctttgcATTATATTTACGAGCTCGCGGTTTATTAATGCTGGTTGTAAATAATGATGTTGATAATTCGATGAGGATAAGTGGCTTATATGCAAAGTGGGGAAGCATTTTGggtaattgttaatttataataagcttattaaaacattgtatgtttataaagttaaaatactAAGACCAATGGTGTAGAGCTTAAAAGAAGATTATCAACCATTTCGGgcgtcattaaatattttcaatacagTGGCTTTGCCATATTTAACGAGGGTTTATTCTCTAATCCGCAATAAAGACccttaaaattatgttaattagttcgtaataataaatcttgaGTGTAcggaaaataaaaagaaatctttGAAAatccgtgaccacgctcgctgtaaagtgttcgaaacgtcgggttaataatataatgaataaatcgcgtttaaaatccgttaaaaagtgtttaatttctaaatgtataatactcgcgtaaaatcaaacacaagaaaatactaaatcttTGAAAAGGTTTTTAAACATGAATTTGGAAATGAACATGGAAACCATGTTTATACCATGATAAATTCAAGGCTCAAAACATTGACTAGATAAACTTGACTTTGAACTTGGAAATATGATTGTTAAAACATGCTCACCCTAGAATGATTGCCATCTACAAAGAATTCGGCTTCAGTGCGCCCAGTGCCTTGTCCAATCGCAGGTGCCCCGAACACATCCAGTGTCCCCGGGCTGGAGCCGAGGGAGTCCAATCTGCCAGTTTCCGCGAATTGCTTGACTGGCAGTGATACTCTGCGACCGAGTCGGAATAGGGTGTAGGACCGGCTGTGGGATACACCTGTGAAACATTGAGAAATATTAGTAAGaggaatgtaaaaaaaaaaattggattgAATTTGAAACCAAGCATGTCGTATTAAACGAACAAATCACagaaaggttttatttttaatattcatagtCGTTAAGTCAAAGGCAGAATATGagctttactttttttatgtgtattttgtttataatgtaaaaattaatcataatatcaaaaattttttttttacagttaaattttactttatctaCAAGTACTTTCTatacttatagatataaaactgactgtttgtttgtttatacacGCTAATTATattggaatttaaaaaatcttttagcTTTGAATATATACGTAATTTCTGAGtgctttaaacaaaaaaaaccggggcggatcgctagtctATATAAATGCATCGATTTGTTTTCTACTTGAACGTCAAAGTAAGTCCCACAGTCATAAACAAAATGCAATCTGACAACTTCACTTTTAGGCCCTTTGGATAAGAGTTAAATTTTCATCTCAGAAGTTGGATATATAGTTATCGTAATAGACTATAAAACATAGAAAACCCTATCTTTACATACGTACGATACGATACATATTTTCCGTCTGCAGTATCGATGAGAAAGTTCTAGACCGCCAAGCTGCCTGGGAAGTGTTTTAACAGTGTGAgtaacaatgttttaaaagtgTTATTTGAACCTACAAAGGAATACTAACCTATAACCGTTGTTAGGGCTCTTTAGTCgttcgtttgtttatttattgattataatttaataacctcGGGGCatgattattttgaatgtaaaatgttgtaacattgatatgattttaaaagtgcaactacagagtttcttgccggcccttctctgtagaaactgctttctgaaccagtagtaaatatttattttattatattatgacgtTTCAAAGTGCTTCGAAACGAAGttgaatagataaattattaagtttgAAAGTGTATTTGACACAATGttgaaatatcataatattgaaagtaattaaaaataaaacataattaagtacctactattataagttattacaACAACAAggaataatcaataaatcataACATTCCTTACATTACACTGAACTAGATTCCGAGGCACGTCCGTtcgaaacaaaaaacaactaaattcctcaacaaattatgaaatatcttCGAAGTTAGGGAAAAATAACCCGATAGTGTAAAAAGTTTGGAGATCAACACTCGGGCAAAAAGAGCAGGGGCCGGAACGGATTAAAAGTTTTCGTTGATCTCAACAAACGccgttaatattttttcgtgTCTTTTATGTTTACGAAGCAATTTGCTACCCGTTCACAGTCCatctaatatttcatttcaagttTGTTAAAGTGTAAAAGAAAAGATTTGAGcaacattttgaaattaatagcGGGAAAGCTACCCTTATCGGAAAAGAGAACAAGTAAACATCTTTTTAGAAAAGATCGcagaatgtatatataataataatgattgacTAGAGCTTTCACACATATTAGCgaagcaattaataaaaaaggaaaaatgagtattataatacttattatgaatctatttatatcatatatgatataatattatacgatataaatctttattatattcgttACTAAATTATCAAACTCATGACATTACACTTTGGACAAAATCAGAGGAGGTAAATTATACCAATAtgcaaagtaaaataaacaaaaacaatgaatatttatactgtatatttactaataacaTTACATCATTCATATGAGTATACACATTCATTTTCCCTaagtatgattattttaaaagcaatctCCAATAAGATTACTCACGTCTACGTCAAATCGTAAATCCAATTTAGTAAACAAGACGTGCAAAATGTTCACGTagataagtaattttattgtttttagcgTAGTTTGTTAGTCatttttctcttaaaataaatttagtccGAGTCAATCTGACCTAGAAACTATTTCGCGGAACACGTCGCCGCGCATCGAATACTTTGCTCGTAAAAATGAACGACTCATTTAGAGAGCTTACTAGGTTAAGCGCTTTTACATTTCCACTGGATTGGCGAACATCGAGGAAATgagatacataaaatatgaaattatctttaaaaaatatgtatcctATACCTACGGTTACGTATAATTAGCTTAAAACCAAatcgttaatttttaaatacatagagaataggtataaataataatttaatttaatacgtagacagaataatattaatgtttaaaatgaatttctaataatattatatatgcaaaGTTTACAAAGTCGACGAATACAGTGAtctcaaaaacaatatttttaggatgtaaaaaaaaacaatttaattgtttcaattttaaatttcataatttgcGTAGAAAACTATTGCATACACATTGAAATACTTTTCTACGCAaacaatgcaaataaaacaaatgttatataaaggTCGCACAATCGAATGAATACCATTAATTGTAATGATTGTTTACATAAGAGTGAGTCAGGAGTTGATGAACCCGCACGTTGCCAGTTGGCCGTGTTACAAAACTCAGAATAAATGCATTAATGTAAAAACTACTAatcttaaaatactttatctGCTCTTCTCCTTTATAATCTAGATTAGTTTGATGATTCATTTATGTTCATTTCGTTAATATAGATCGCATATAAATAGTCTGAAGAAGTCTTTGATTATAACTTTACTATGACAttgctaaaataaacattctgttattaataataattaataaattcaataattaattcccTGAAACTGGACgagcaaataaatatcatataaattaccCATAGACTAGGCAAAATgaaaggtatttttaaatctatattgtaTAGATACGTTATAATAATTCTTGATTAACTGCAAGATACATAATTGATTGGTCGGCACCATGCTGGCATTTAATCATCATGCTGTCCGTGTCATATTGCATTTAAACTGACTCTCTATCATAAATGTAGTGGTATTACGGTATTGATGTGTCATCggaacatatataaattggcATTAAAACCGATCATTTCCACTCTAACTACAATTATACACAAATAGGCGGATTAATATCTACACAACCAAATTGCAAGGCTTATTTCCAACAAAGGTAATTATCTTTGAGTTTAATTACGCTAATATAACTAACAgcggttgattttttttattaattattatctttgcatgtaataaaatattgggtTTGTTtacattctttaaaaaatcttattatctCCACTATCTCCAGTAATAGCAGCATAAACTATTCTTCACAAATTGgcgaaatttaaaacttgtacattaaaaataaatataatttccttcAGTGAAGTTCCGTATTAAATGAGTATATAGAACTCCAGCAACTTGAAAAAGCCTCTACGTACAACTAAAGCAATTAAGAATGCGTACCTTAAACTAATGGGCTTGTTTTGCCAAGCCAAAGCTCTTTTCCTAATTTCTTTTCCGGAGAAAAATAGCTGAATCTATTTAACGATAGCATTAATTTGTATAGCTGTAGTTTTTGCTACTGTACTTCTAAGTAATCTAAACGAAAAGATAGTAAAAAGGATCTATCCTATTTACTATCTTTTCGTTTAAATGTGCAGCACAGTTTTTGTTAACTTTTTACGTGAATTTGCTTTCAAACATGTtgctaatatttatagatgttaCATCTGAAAGATAACCTACGTATGTTTCAGTTTAACCATAAttctgtatattaatattaaatctaatcATTATATGTGTAGTATAATTGTAAGcgatatagaaataattatatttcacagGATGTGCACTAGAAATCAAAGTgcaatggaaataaaataaaaactcccAACTCGAATAACATTAGTCGTGTcgttagtttaaataaagccGTGCTAAGTGTATTTCCACGTATTCGTTCAGGTATCGAATGAAATGCGATAATCTAGTCACAATTGAATCGTTGCCAACCGAGTGAATAATCGATAAAGTACCTCGTATGACACATTTTGTGATGTAATTCCCGAGCTTTGGTGGCGCTTGGCTAATTACCGTCTAGTAAacgatgtttattttcatatttttaggaAGTTATCTTATTACGCGTATCAAGTTTGAACTTTATGTAAAAGGAATTGAAGCTCATAATTACACAGACGCGTTTACCTCCGGAAATTCTTAAACATGAACTATTCACTATATtcaactaaaaaataaaaccgtaCATCAttaagataacataaaaacatgctTCGTTTATTACGTTCTAGAAAATATCTTGAAcaagctaaataaaaaaaatataagagatCTCAA
It encodes the following:
- the LOC119833813 gene encoding spondin-2; this encodes MMWLVFLLPALVAAAPSPSDVDTCNPDKMTVYKMVLHTYWTREKFPKHYPDWRPPAQWSRIYGVSHSRSYTLFRLGRRVSLPVKQFAETGRLDSLGSSPGTLDVFGAPAIGQGTGRTEAEFFVDGNHSRVSVMARMIPSPDWFIGVDSFDLCVDGNWLDSITIEVDPLDAGTDNGFTFTAPNWPTAPQGVAYRITSRYPSHPAGSFFYPHLRRLPPIATFQFIKLREYELSEVFHRDSDDRKYDVLQLDKLNHNSIDVLDGNRALSIADEVERAEAPRIYAEGSLTTPDGAYSYYSITNNASTTEEPRSANELPTSGPTASERSALRSLARRYRARRRRKMRADNTDPAERRKRKRTKLLDCRVSDWGQWSPCRSEGGCVGSALRTRRIIRRQRTGGNPCPPTAQSRWCATNCTAAQPQEDWRNNLT